The Parvibaculaceae bacterium PLY_AMNH_Bact1 genome window below encodes:
- a CDS encoding ETC complex I subunit (Derived by automated computational analysis using gene prediction method: Protein Homology.) gives MLARIYKPAKTAMQSGTARTRKWVLEFEAEQARSIDPLMGYTSSSDMNSQVKMSFETKEQAIAHAEKHGIAYQVIEPKSGKRSIKAYSDNFKFGRIGQWTH, from the coding sequence ATGCTTGCACGCATCTATAAGCCTGCGAAAACAGCCATGCAGTCTGGCACTGCTCGGACGCGTAAATGGGTCTTGGAATTTGAAGCTGAGCAGGCACGCTCCATCGACCCTCTCATGGGCTATACGAGCTCCTCGGATATGAATTCTCAGGTGAAGATGAGTTTTGAAACCAAAGAGCAAGCCATTGCCCACGCAGAAAAACATGGCATTGCCTACCAGGTGATTGAGCCGAAAAGTGGTAAAAGGTCGATCAAGGCTTATTCCGATAATTTCAAATTTGGCCGCATCGGCCAGTGGACTCACTAA
- a CDS encoding hypothetical protein (Derived by automated computational analysis using gene prediction method: GeneMarkS-2+.), whose product MTNTPEKTITAAETARKLNRLGFNWLDVEFILEFAPHYLESGHMHYPTRDLQRFVKRAFWLNDIPIDFALPTAA is encoded by the coding sequence ATGACAAACACCCCAGAAAAGACAATCACCGCCGCTGAAACAGCCCGCAAACTCAATAGGCTGGGTTTCAACTGGCTTGATGTTGAATTCATCCTGGAATTCGCCCCACACTACTTGGAAAGCGGCCATATGCACTACCCAACAAGGGACCTGCAACGCTTTGTGAAAAGAGCATTCTGGCTGAACGACATCCCGATCGATTTCGCCCTGCCCACAGCAGCGTAA